One segment of Tamlana crocina DNA contains the following:
- a CDS encoding helix-turn-helix transcriptional regulator: METKSWKDIKDTVYGKKGTERRDELERDFESFKIGLLLRNAREEKNLTQEQLGELIDKKRTYISRVENNGSNLTLKTLFDIVEKGLGGKVNISIEV; the protein is encoded by the coding sequence ATGGAAACTAAAAGTTGGAAAGACATAAAAGACACAGTTTACGGAAAAAAAGGAACTGAACGCAGAGACGAACTCGAAAGAGATTTTGAATCCTTTAAAATCGGATTGCTTTTACGAAACGCACGTGAGGAAAAAAATCTGACTCAAGAGCAACTTGGCGAATTGATTGACAAGAAAAGAACTTACATTTCACGTGTGGAAAATAACGGCAGCAATCTGACCTTAAAGACCTTATTTGACATTGTTGAAAAAGGACTTGGCGGGAAAGTGAATATATCAATTGAAGTATAA
- a CDS encoding type II toxin-antitoxin system HigB family toxin — protein sequence MKIFSRGTLREFWLKHNDCELQLKTWYRETEKSNWQSINELKSEYPSASILKDNRIVFNIKGNDYRLIVKFNFEYQLAWIRFVGTHAEYDKINANEI from the coding sequence GTGAAAATATTTTCGAGAGGAACATTACGTGAATTTTGGTTGAAACACAATGATTGCGAATTACAATTGAAAACTTGGTATCGAGAAACGGAAAAATCTAATTGGCAATCCATCAACGAACTGAAATCTGAATATCCGAGTGCAAGTATTTTAAAAGACAATAGAATCGTATTCAACATTAAAGGAAATGACTATCGATTAATTGTAAAATTCAATTTTGAGTACCAATTAGCGTGGATAAGATTTGTCGGAACTCACGCCGAATATGACAAAATAAACGCAAACGAAATTTGA
- a CDS encoding type II toxin-antitoxin system RelE/ParE family toxin, whose amino-acid sequence MDKVRLVIQYKNYFEEFLLAQPKKVQDKIFKVIEIIETYQHVPKTYLAPMKSHKGLYEARIKLGSNIWRVFCFFDEGKLVILLNGFTKKTQKTPKKEIDKAVRLMKEYYEEKNKGNGN is encoded by the coding sequence ATGGACAAAGTTAGGCTAGTAATACAATACAAGAATTATTTTGAGGAATTTCTACTTGCTCAGCCGAAAAAAGTTCAGGACAAGATATTTAAGGTCATTGAAATAATCGAAACCTATCAGCACGTACCGAAAACATATTTGGCACCAATGAAAAGTCACAAAGGACTTTATGAAGCTCGAATAAAATTAGGTTCGAATATTTGGCGAGTTTTTTGCTTCTTCGATGAAGGTAAGTTAGTAATCCTTTTAAACGGATTTACAAAAAAGACGCAGAAAACACCGAAAAAAGAAATCGACAAAGCTGTTCGATTAATGAAAGAGTATTACGAAGAAAAAAACAAAGGCAATGGAAACTAA
- a CDS encoding AAA family ATPase, translating to MSHKLTTIEIQNFKSIIAIEFELSEYTPLVGYNNAGKSNILEAIKWVLRKSSLKSTDFNDVNSPVIMTAKIDGISETILENLNATHRQRIEPFLDSESLTIRRTQSTPNATAAQIRLEVLNPEDGQWQSNPTGIDNAIKDLFPEPIHIGAMENSEEDVSKSKSGTTIGKLLSEIIGPIEEQYGDQLRTVLDGLKNVLDADGENRATELSEFDQQVNEKLDAFFPDINVKVHVPTPELKEVFTKGTIKVYENQSLNGTDVSALGHGAQRSIQMTLIRHLADLKIASQEQTTTTLLLIDEPELYLHPQAIEILRVSLKTLANQGYQIIFTTHSPFMITEKDVANTILIRKNSTLGTHKRSSLKSAIPQVEQEAQHQLTLLFALSNSSNILFSERVVLTEGKTEKRLVPFLIEVITNNTLGTHKCALVKQGGSGNTRKSKMVLEMMDLPCKAIVDLDYAFKHAVDDGFLEADDDDITACIAELTSIATPNGITLDNGLPTNRNSSMSAAEAFALLAQQPNIQTNIENLKTKLLAENIWIWKKGTIEKHLNLTGKTESVWANFVNDIENDGIETTLPNDHTEITECINWILT from the coding sequence ATGAGCCATAAATTAACAACCATAGAAATTCAGAACTTCAAGTCAATTATTGCAATTGAATTTGAACTTTCTGAGTACACACCATTAGTTGGTTATAATAATGCAGGAAAATCCAATATTCTTGAAGCGATAAAATGGGTATTACGCAAAAGTTCACTTAAATCAACTGATTTTAATGATGTTAATAGTCCTGTTATTATGACAGCGAAAATAGACGGTATTAGTGAAACAATACTTGAAAATTTAAATGCTACTCATAGGCAAAGAATTGAACCTTTTTTAGACTCAGAGTCACTAACCATAAGAAGAACTCAATCAACACCTAATGCAACTGCTGCGCAAATTCGTTTAGAAGTTCTTAATCCTGAAGACGGACAATGGCAATCTAATCCAACAGGAATTGACAATGCAATTAAAGATTTATTTCCAGAACCAATACATATTGGAGCAATGGAAAATTCAGAAGAAGATGTTAGCAAATCAAAATCGGGAACAACAATTGGAAAATTGCTTTCAGAAATAATTGGTCCTATAGAAGAACAATATGGTGACCAATTGAGAACAGTTTTGGATGGACTTAAAAATGTTTTAGATGCAGACGGAGAAAATAGAGCTACTGAATTGAGTGAATTTGACCAACAAGTCAATGAAAAATTAGATGCATTTTTCCCTGACATTAATGTTAAGGTTCACGTACCAACACCGGAACTTAAAGAGGTATTTACAAAGGGAACAATTAAAGTTTATGAAAACCAAAGTTTAAATGGCACAGATGTTTCTGCGTTGGGACACGGAGCTCAACGTTCAATTCAGATGACTTTAATTCGACATCTCGCTGATTTAAAAATAGCATCTCAAGAACAAACAACTACCACTCTATTATTAATAGATGAGCCTGAACTTTATTTACATCCTCAAGCAATAGAGATTCTACGAGTTTCTTTGAAAACACTTGCTAATCAAGGATACCAAATAATATTCACTACTCACTCACCATTTATGATAACCGAAAAAGATGTGGCTAATACAATCTTAATTAGGAAAAACTCAACACTTGGAACACATAAACGTAGTTCTTTAAAATCAGCAATACCACAAGTAGAACAAGAGGCTCAACATCAATTAACATTACTATTTGCTTTGAGTAATTCAAGTAACATTTTATTCTCTGAACGAGTGGTTTTGACAGAGGGAAAAACAGAAAAGAGGCTTGTTCCATTTTTAATAGAGGTAATCACAAATAATACTCTTGGCACACATAAATGTGCATTGGTAAAACAAGGAGGTTCAGGTAATACACGAAAATCTAAAATGGTTCTTGAAATGATGGATTTACCTTGTAAGGCTATAGTTGATTTAGATTACGCTTTTAAACACGCAGTTGATGACGGGTTTTTGGAAGCTGACGATGATGATATAACAGCTTGTATCGCAGAATTAACATCTATTGCAACACCAAATGGAATTACACTAGATAATGGATTACCAACAAATAGAAATAGTTCAATGTCAGCAGCAGAAGCTTTTGCCCTTCTAGCACAACAACCAAATATTCAAACTAACATTGAAAATTTAAAAACCAAATTACTAGCTGAAAATATTTGGATTTGGAAAAAAGGAACTATAGAAAAGCATCTCAATTTAACAGGCAAAACAGAATCTGTTTGGGCAAATTTTGTGAACGATATTGAAAACGATGGAATTGAAACAACTTTACCAAATGACCATACGGAAATTACAGAATGTATAAATTGGATATTAACTTAA
- a CDS encoding alpha/beta hydrolase, translated as MKERLIIISDLWGREKSEWLINYTRILEAKFDIEFYDSCELGEIDKTEYSQTNLHKQFIEGGIEKAVNKLIEIEKHSINILAFSLGGTIAWKYGIRSGKINSLACVSSTRLRKETERPNGSLKLFFGENDEFKPEMEWLEKMELEYKILLDKGHQVYCEPEFAKQLSEKIIKTTPQQCITAITADSTTSESTRNC; from the coding sequence ATGAAAGAAAGATTAATCATAATTTCAGACTTGTGGGGTCGAGAAAAATCTGAATGGTTAATAAATTATACTCGAATTTTAGAAGCAAAATTTGATATTGAGTTTTACGATAGTTGCGAACTTGGAGAAATAGACAAAACAGAATACAGTCAAACTAACTTGCACAAACAATTTATTGAAGGCGGAATTGAAAAAGCAGTGAATAAACTAATTGAAATTGAAAAGCACTCGATAAATATTTTAGCATTTAGTTTAGGTGGAACTATAGCTTGGAAATATGGAATTAGAAGTGGAAAAATTAATTCTCTTGCCTGTGTGTCTTCAACTAGATTAAGAAAAGAAACTGAAAGACCTAATGGAAGCCTAAAACTGTTCTTTGGAGAAAATGATGAGTTTAAACCAGAAATGGAATGGTTAGAAAAGATGGAATTGGAATACAAAATATTATTGGACAAAGGGCATCAAGTTTATTGTGAACCTGAATTCGCTAAACAGTTAAGTGAAAAAATAATAAAAACGACACCACAACAATGTATAACCGCAATTACGGCGGATTCGACTACGTCCGAATCCACTCGAAATTGCTAA
- a CDS encoding sulfatase produces MQKKLFVLIITTLYLSCKTSEKTISEEKPLNILFILTDDQGAHLSAVGTKGISTPNIDALAKNGVLFTKSFAVVPSCSPSRSSIMTGMYPHANGHWRNTITPRLDEPVSEFGRQSKTVDKVGIHEYLKTLPELLQEHGYFAGITQKFHMSPPWKFPYSDRNPVNNDPDQFKKVISQYIASAGDKPFFIQANIAPPHRNFDHHMDKFSEFLPNPEDIEVPEYLADTPEMRKDLAKYYGSVQLADACAGSIISALKEKNLLESTIIIYTSDQGEPYHRAKASAYYAGLHVPFVASGPSIVKNKISDALISHIDIMPTILDYANIDIPSSVQGKSLKSLLNGKQEKLSNRDYIFGEHNSHGPIRAEHYPSRAVFDGRYYYIKNLMHSKTYELPADLKVEKGWGNHSYQATLKAKESHPVQYSLLKQLESGRPKEELYDMKNDFGQINNLVNNPEYKEKLKELREAINAWRKETGDLENDPLNIKTRQLNK; encoded by the coding sequence ATGCAAAAAAAACTATTCGTATTAATAATTACAACTCTTTATTTAAGTTGTAAAACTTCAGAAAAAACTATTTCAGAAGAAAAACCCCTAAACATCCTTTTCATTTTAACAGACGACCAAGGTGCGCATTTATCTGCTGTAGGAACAAAAGGAATTTCAACACCAAATATAGATGCGCTTGCTAAAAACGGTGTGTTGTTTACAAAATCCTTTGCTGTGGTGCCATCATGTTCGCCAAGCAGAAGTTCTATCATGACAGGAATGTATCCGCATGCCAACGGCCATTGGAGAAACACCATTACCCCGCGTTTAGACGAACCAGTTAGTGAGTTTGGAAGGCAATCAAAAACAGTGGATAAAGTAGGTATTCACGAGTACTTAAAAACGCTTCCGGAATTACTCCAAGAACATGGCTATTTTGCCGGAATTACCCAAAAGTTCCACATGAGTCCGCCTTGGAAATTTCCTTATTCCGATAGAAACCCAGTAAACAATGATCCTGACCAGTTTAAAAAGGTAATTTCCCAATACATTGCCAGTGCGGGTGATAAACCTTTTTTTATCCAAGCCAATATAGCCCCTCCACACAGAAATTTTGATCATCACATGGACAAATTTTCAGAATTCCTTCCTAACCCTGAAGATATTGAAGTTCCTGAATATTTAGCAGATACTCCCGAAATGCGCAAAGACTTAGCAAAATATTATGGGTCTGTACAGCTTGCCGACGCATGTGCAGGCAGTATTATTTCGGCTTTAAAAGAAAAGAATCTTTTAGAAAGTACCATTATAATTTATACTAGTGACCAAGGCGAACCTTATCACAGAGCCAAAGCATCGGCATATTATGCGGGTTTACATGTTCCTTTTGTAGCAAGTGGCCCCAGTATTGTAAAAAACAAAATATCTGATGCCCTTATTTCCCATATCGACATTATGCCAACCATTTTAGATTATGCAAATATTGATATTCCTTCGAGTGTTCAGGGTAAATCTTTAAAATCCTTGCTTAATGGCAAACAAGAAAAATTAAGTAATCGCGATTATATATTTGGAGAGCATAACTCCCATGGCCCGATAAGAGCAGAACATTACCCAAGTAGAGCGGTGTTTGACGGGAGATATTATTATATCAAAAACCTTATGCACAGTAAAACCTATGAATTGCCTGCTGATTTAAAGGTTGAAAAAGGTTGGGGTAACCATAGCTACCAAGCAACTTTAAAGGCAAAAGAATCACACCCCGTTCAATATAGCTTATTAAAACAATTAGAATCTGGCCGCCCAAAAGAAGAACTTTATGACATGAAGAATGATTTTGGTCAAATTAATAATCTTGTAAATAACCCAGAGTATAAAGAAAAACTTAAAGAATTAAGGGAAGCTATTAATGCCTGGAGAAAAGAAACCGGCGATTTGGAAAATGACCCATTAAATATAAAAACAAGACAACTAAACAAATAA
- a CDS encoding NERD domain-containing protein: protein MARIYGTIESLKSLKSELEDKGISRFSSVKEIKTFLSNYNSEKLKILNDISNELEREYSETCAKLERRIQEKNEIINLESEKINNKVADLQTKIDSIKNNKEKSFFRKLSSSIRLFVLKNKLKHFLKNKPELISSFIKELSKKIENDELFIKKYETEKQQLIEKRAKPKIEKIEYTRNVLENSKNLISGAIGENLVVKEIMKLSDDYVLINDFNLSFSRPIFYKKHNQRIYSIQIDHLLISKAGIFIIETKNWSKSSVNSISLRSPIEQIERSNFALYIYISENITLNEHHWGEQKIPIRNLIVMIRNKPKAEFKYVNIKLLNELNDYIKYFEPILTDEQLNRIANNLI from the coding sequence ATGGCAAGAATATATGGAACAATAGAATCGCTGAAATCCTTAAAATCTGAATTAGAGGACAAAGGAATTTCTAGATTTAGTTCTGTAAAAGAGATTAAGACTTTTTTGTCAAATTACAATTCAGAAAAACTAAAAATCCTAAACGACATATCGAACGAGTTAGAAAGAGAGTATTCGGAAACGTGTGCTAAACTTGAACGTAGAATTCAGGAAAAAAACGAAATAATCAATTTAGAGAGTGAAAAAATAAACAATAAAGTTGCTGATTTACAAACTAAAATTGATTCAATTAAGAACAATAAAGAAAAAAGTTTTTTTAGAAAACTGAGCTCAAGTATAAGATTGTTTGTTCTTAAAAATAAATTAAAACATTTTCTAAAAAATAAACCTGAACTGATAAGTTCATTCATAAAAGAATTATCTAAAAAAATTGAAAATGATGAACTTTTTATAAAAAAATACGAAACAGAAAAACAACAATTAATTGAAAAAAGAGCAAAGCCTAAAATTGAAAAAATTGAATATACACGCAATGTTTTAGAAAATTCAAAAAATCTAATTTCAGGAGCAATTGGTGAAAATTTAGTTGTTAAAGAAATAATGAAACTTTCAGATGACTACGTTTTAATCAATGATTTTAATTTAAGCTTTTCTCGACCAATTTTTTACAAAAAACATAATCAGAGAATCTATTCCATACAAATTGACCATCTTTTAATTTCAAAAGCTGGAATTTTCATAATAGAAACAAAAAACTGGAGTAAATCATCGGTAAATTCAATTAGTCTAAGGTCACCAATTGAACAAATTGAAAGGTCTAATTTTGCTCTATATATATACATTTCGGAAAATATAACATTAAATGAACATCATTGGGGAGAACAAAAAATTCCAATTCGAAATCTTATTGTTATGATTCGCAATAAACCAAAAGCTGAATTTAAATATGTAAACATAAAGCTACTAAATGAACTGAATGATTATATAAAATATTTTGAACCCATTTTAACCGATGAACAACTGAATAGAATAGCAAACAATTTGATTTAA
- a CDS encoding helix-turn-helix domain-containing protein, producing MEITPIRNEKDYQKALERLEVIFDAKRGTKEGDELEILSVLIDNFESDKFPIEMPDPISAINFRMEQMGLKQKDLVEYIGFKSRVSEIMNKKRKLTLEMIRKLSHNLRIPTEILIQEY from the coding sequence ATGGAAATAACACCTATTAGAAACGAAAAAGACTACCAAAAAGCGCTTGAAAGACTTGAAGTGATTTTTGACGCAAAACGTGGAACCAAAGAAGGAGACGAATTGGAAATACTTTCGGTGTTGATTGACAACTTTGAGAGTGATAAATTCCCAATAGAAATGCCTGACCCAATTTCTGCCATTAATTTCAGAATGGAACAGATGGGACTTAAACAAAAGGACTTGGTGGAATACATTGGATTTAAGAGTCGAGTGAGCGAAATAATGAACAAAAAACGCAAACTGACTTTAGAAATGATAAGAAAATTAAGTCATAACTTAAGAATTCCAACTGAAATTTTGATTCAAGAATATTAA